A part of Neodiprion pinetum isolate iyNeoPine1 chromosome 4, iyNeoPine1.2, whole genome shotgun sequence genomic DNA contains:
- the LOC124216517 gene encoding glucose-6-phosphatase 2, translating to MHPVEALYEIGAAAIDGLQNMFPDSDRFFLTVTKVADPDYAFSILVPLFVILSPKLSSDILIVSFVSEWCNILLKWLLMEHRPYWWVKERELLTKHPVPLLRQTHLTCETGPGSPSGHVMGSAAVLFAIVHFTNESLSRHQRISKTTNTRIKFFLWLLFGILLFLVSASRLYVAAHFPHQCILGVLGGVLIARTFLCNYRISTWWRHSRRPKLLLAALGMTMISFGSYWLQKGLGMDPQWSVKLAFKWCTNPEWIHVNTTPLFSLVRVSGAAFGLALIAPVRSRISHSAQSSSYIVKGALICSLTIALQLAQSAIPTDRVLPFYLCVFMLYAVQPYMYLVAVPFMTSDRPTPGLKVE from the exons ATGCATCCCGTTGAAGCATTGTACGAAATCGGTGCCGCAGCTATTGATGGCTTGCAGAACAT GTTTCCAGATAGCGACAGGTTCTTTTTGACTGTAACAAAAGTCGCTGATCCAGACTACGCTTTCTCGATTCTAGTCCCACTGTTTGTCATTCTAAGTCCTAAGCTATCTTCTGATATACTGATAGTTAGTTTTGTGTCCGAGTGGTGTAACATCCTGTTGAAATGGCTACTCATGGAACATAGACCGTACTG GTGGGTTAAAGAAAGAGAGCTGCTCACAAAGCACCCTGTACCTCTGCTAAGACAAACTCATTTAACATGTGAAACTGGTCCAGGTTCCCCATCGG gGCATGTGATGGGCTCTGCAGCTGTACTATTTGCAATTGTTCACTTTACAAACGAATCGTTGTCAAGGCATCAAAGAATTAG CAAAACGACTAATACAAGAATAAAGTTTTTTCTCTGGCTTTTGTTCGGTATTTTGCTGTTCTTGGTTTCTGCGTCTCGCCTTTACGTCGCTGCGCATTTTCCCCATCAGTGTATCCTCGGAGTACTTGGAG GTGTGTTGATAGCACGGACGTTTTTATGCAACTATAGGATTTCAACATGGTGGCGGCATTCTCGCAGGCCAAAATTACTCCTGGCCGCCTTAGGCATGACTATGATATCCTTTGGATCATATTGGCTGCAGAAGGGCCTTG GCATGGATCCACAGTGGAGTGTCAAATTGGCGTTTAAATGGTGCACCAATCCGGAGTGGATTCACGTCAACACAACACCGCTATTCTCTCTAGTAAGAGTATCTGGTGCCGCTTTTGGATTAGCATTAATCGCACCTGTCCGATCCAG GATATCTCACTCCGCACAATCTTCAAGCTACATAGTTAAAGGAGCCCTGATTTGCAGCTTGACTATTGCCTTGCAACTCGCTCAATCTGCTATCCCAACTGATCGAGTACTACCGTTCTACCTCTGCGTCTTCATGTTATATGCTGTTCAACCGTACATGTACTTAGTTGCAGTGCCGTTCATGACTAGTGATCGTCCAACACCAGGACTCAAAGTCGAGTAA